One region of Polynucleobacter sp. MWH-Aus1W21 genomic DNA includes:
- a CDS encoding monovalent cation:proton antiporter family protein, with product MPSVLQLTLILLASGVAGVVIFRYFGLPPILGYLAIGVLIGPHAFGLANDSATVKYLAEFGVVFLMFSIGLEFNLHKLRAMRSIVFGLGGSQVILTMLLAIPASLLMNWIYPISWHAAIALGGALAMSSTAIVTKLISDRAELETEHGRNVVGILLFQDLAVVFLLILLPSLGKNPSDLFVALTAASIKITVALVLIFFIGQSLMSHWFRLVAKLRSQELFMLNLLLIVLGMAGLTEHFGLSLALGAFLAGMLISETPYRHQVEEDVKPFRDVLLGLFFITIGMLLDFNVIREQWVLVLALLIGPLIFKFGLIALLSRVFGSSPGISIRTGLCLAQAGEFGFVLLNQIDGLDLIDPILSQAVLAAMLISMFCAPFFIEYSDRIAMRFSSNEWLLQSLALTRVAAKSVRNENHVVICGFGRSGQSLARMLDQEKIPYIALDLDPDRVKEAAAAGDNVVYGDASRENYLVAAGLSRAKAVVITYADTAASMRVLRQVEHLRPGMTVLVRTRDDADIAKLQAAGATEVVPELIEGSLMIASHVLLIMGVPMRKVVRRITTAREERYSLLRGYFRGSADDDFGSNESWRLHAITLLPHSQAIGKTLGELDLDEEGVNVQAVRRKGRNADYVKLDPTPDLQLEANDILVISGNSEATDLAEAKLL from the coding sequence ATGCCGTCAGTCCTTCAATTAACCCTCATTCTCCTGGCCTCGGGTGTGGCCGGAGTAGTTATTTTCCGCTATTTTGGCTTGCCACCTATTTTGGGCTATTTGGCCATTGGCGTTCTGATTGGCCCCCATGCCTTCGGTCTGGCAAATGATTCGGCCACGGTCAAGTATTTGGCTGAATTCGGGGTGGTTTTCTTGATGTTCTCGATTGGTCTGGAATTTAACCTGCATAAATTGCGGGCAATGCGATCTATCGTATTTGGCCTTGGTGGCAGCCAAGTCATTCTGACCATGCTGCTGGCAATTCCGGCTAGCTTGTTAATGAATTGGATATACCCCATCTCTTGGCACGCTGCGATAGCATTAGGTGGTGCGCTGGCGATGTCATCAACCGCAATTGTGACCAAGCTCATTTCTGATCGTGCTGAATTGGAGACAGAACATGGTCGCAATGTAGTGGGTATTTTGTTATTCCAAGATTTGGCCGTAGTCTTCTTATTGATCTTATTGCCGTCACTTGGAAAAAATCCTTCGGACTTATTTGTTGCACTGACTGCGGCCTCAATCAAAATCACGGTTGCCTTGGTATTGATTTTCTTCATTGGCCAAAGTTTGATGAGTCATTGGTTTAGATTGGTTGCCAAACTGCGCTCACAAGAGTTATTCATGCTGAACCTCTTGTTGATTGTGCTCGGCATGGCGGGGCTAACAGAGCATTTTGGTTTGTCGCTAGCGCTTGGCGCTTTCTTGGCTGGTATGTTGATTTCTGAAACCCCTTATCGCCATCAGGTGGAAGAAGATGTAAAACCATTCCGCGATGTCTTGCTGGGCCTCTTCTTTATTACGATTGGCATGTTGCTCGATTTCAATGTCATTCGCGAGCAGTGGGTGCTTGTTTTAGCTTTGCTAATCGGCCCGTTAATTTTTAAGTTTGGCTTAATCGCTTTACTCTCTAGAGTCTTTGGCTCCAGCCCTGGCATCTCCATTAGAACTGGCTTGTGTCTGGCTCAGGCAGGTGAATTTGGTTTTGTGTTGCTCAATCAAATTGATGGTTTAGATTTGATTGACCCAATATTGAGTCAAGCAGTATTGGCAGCTATGTTGATCTCCATGTTCTGCGCACCTTTCTTTATTGAATACAGCGATCGTATTGCGATGCGTTTCTCTAGCAATGAGTGGTTGTTGCAATCACTTGCTCTTACTCGTGTCGCCGCCAAGAGTGTGCGCAATGAAAACCATGTTGTTATTTGTGGCTTCGGTCGTTCAGGTCAAAGCTTGGCACGCATGCTTGACCAAGAAAAGATTCCCTACATTGCATTGGATTTGGATCCAGATCGTGTCAAAGAAGCTGCGGCTGCTGGTGATAACGTGGTCTACGGCGATGCAAGCCGTGAAAACTATTTAGTGGCCGCAGGTCTCTCTAGAGCAAAGGCGGTAGTCATTACCTATGCTGATACTGCAGCAAGCATGCGCGTTCTCCGTCAAGTTGAGCATTTGCGTCCGGGCATGACTGTATTGGTGCGCACTAGAGATGATGCGGACATTGCGAAGTTACAGGCCGCTGGAGCTACAGAAGTCGTGCCTGAATTAATCGAAGGCAGTTTGATGATTGCCTCACATGTTCTACTTATCATGGGTGTGCCCATGCGTAAAGTGGTGCGACGCATAACAACAGCAAGGGAAGAGCGCTATAGCTTGTTGAGGGGTTACTTCCGCGGATCTGCGGATGATGACTTTGGTTCGAATGAGTCTTGGCGCTTGCATGCCATTACTCTGTTGCCCCATTCACAGGCAATTGGTAAAACCTTGGGTGAGCTTGACTTGGATGAAGAAGGCGTCAACGTTCAGGCAGTGCGTCGTAAAGGTCGAAATGCGGATTACGTGAAGCTTGACCCCACTCCAGACCTACAGCTAGAAGCTAACGATATTTTGGTGATCTCAGGTAATTCAGAGGCAACGGATTTAGCTGAAGCTAAATTACTCTGA
- a CDS encoding SIS domain-containing protein, with product MIAKTRERTLKLARDTLSIEAAALQTMRDRLEGVNADALVLAVELLHGCKGRIVVSGIGKSGHIARKIAATFASTGSPAFFVHPAEASHGDLGMVTRDDVFVALSNSGETDELLTIVPIVKRTGAKLIALTGAPNSSLAKLADAHLDTSVEKEACPLNLAPTTSTTAALAMGDALAVALLDARGFEAEDFIRSHPGGRLGRKQLMHVSEVMRSFADTPKISIDASLQDALLEMTSKRMGMVVILDTNKKVFGILTDGDLRRLLEKTTNLDGIKLESATTADPRTIPAELLAEEAIEMMEKHRINHLVVTDDKGHLLGALNLHDLFAAKVI from the coding sequence ATGATAGCTAAGACTCGTGAACGTACCCTAAAGCTTGCGCGCGACACCCTCTCCATTGAGGCTGCTGCACTGCAAACAATGCGTGATCGCCTAGAAGGCGTCAATGCCGACGCCCTTGTACTGGCGGTTGAACTTTTGCATGGCTGCAAAGGCAGAATCGTGGTTTCTGGAATCGGCAAATCGGGGCATATTGCCCGCAAAATTGCCGCCACCTTCGCCTCTACCGGGTCCCCAGCCTTTTTTGTTCATCCAGCCGAAGCTAGCCATGGCGATCTAGGAATGGTCACCAGAGACGATGTTTTTGTAGCACTGTCTAACTCTGGCGAGACAGATGAGCTTTTGACTATTGTCCCTATTGTGAAACGCACTGGCGCAAAACTGATTGCCCTCACCGGTGCACCAAATTCATCTCTTGCTAAATTGGCAGATGCTCACTTAGATACCAGCGTTGAAAAAGAAGCCTGCCCATTAAATCTCGCGCCCACCACTAGTACCACTGCAGCATTAGCTATGGGTGATGCATTGGCAGTTGCATTGCTAGACGCGCGCGGTTTTGAGGCGGAAGACTTCATTCGCTCTCATCCAGGCGGTAGACTAGGTCGCAAACAATTGATGCACGTCAGCGAAGTCATGCGCAGCTTTGCAGATACCCCAAAGATCTCTATCGATGCATCACTTCAAGATGCCTTATTAGAGATGACATCAAAACGTATGGGTATGGTGGTCATTTTAGATACCAACAAAAAAGTGTTTGGCATATTGACCGACGGTGATTTACGTCGCCTTCTAGAAAAAACCACCAACCTAGATGGCATCAAACTTGAGAGCGCAACTACTGCTGATCCTCGTACCATCCCGGCTGAACTGCTAGCTGAAGAAGCGATTGAGATGATGGAAAAACATCGCATCAACCACCTAGTCGTAACTGACGATAAAGGCCATTTATTAGGTGCCCTAAATCTGCATGATTTATTTGCAGCCAAAGTTATTTAA
- a CDS encoding HAD family hydrolase: MPSAFSTHNTNPLSQYPQAWERAGQVKLLVLDVDGVLTNGQVWIGADGKESLKAFDIQDGLGIKLLEQCGIPTAIITGRNSKMVLARCEELGIKHVHMGVENKAIALAEVVKSLGLTSADCAVMGDDWPDLQMMKQAGLRICPAQGHEAVKEFSHLVTIRNGGNGAVREVCDLILKAQNRYEELLAKAHN, from the coding sequence ATGCCCAGCGCCTTTAGCACTCATAACACCAACCCTTTATCTCAATACCCGCAAGCCTGGGAGCGTGCAGGTCAAGTAAAGCTCCTAGTTTTGGATGTTGATGGCGTTCTCACTAACGGGCAGGTTTGGATCGGTGCTGATGGCAAAGAGTCTTTAAAAGCTTTTGATATTCAAGATGGATTGGGTATCAAATTATTAGAGCAATGCGGTATTCCTACCGCCATCATTACTGGCAGAAATTCCAAGATGGTTTTGGCGCGTTGCGAAGAGCTTGGAATCAAGCATGTTCACATGGGTGTTGAAAATAAAGCGATCGCATTAGCAGAGGTAGTTAAATCACTGGGGCTAACTTCAGCAGATTGTGCAGTTATGGGAGATGACTGGCCAGACCTACAAATGATGAAACAAGCCGGTTTAAGAATTTGTCCGGCTCAAGGTCATGAGGCCGTTAAGGAATTTAGTCACCTGGTTACCATCCGCAACGGGGGTAATGGCGCCGTTCGTGAAGTGTGTGACCTCATTCTCAAAGCGCAGAATCGCTATGAGGAATTGCTAGCTAAGGCCCATAACTAA
- the lptC gene encoding LPS export ABC transporter periplasmic protein LptC, with translation MQLNPQQIKLGIGRTLLRLMPLILMGALTLATFWLVQKNTPPEKSPLERVRLHEPDYIIKDGALSALNELGNTKYRILGVKVTHYDDDASIDILTPRMRLFQADKAPVTVKADTGHLDGDLTVLDLYDNASIYRPAQDATATQAATLRMLASSSYFKVLINDDIIETNRPITLEQGMSIMNSTEGGVFNNIEQSMVLSGQVKGRIERAPRRNP, from the coding sequence ATGCAGCTCAATCCGCAACAAATTAAGCTTGGCATTGGTCGCACGCTGCTGCGCCTCATGCCATTAATTTTGATGGGAGCGCTCACGCTTGCTACTTTTTGGTTGGTACAAAAAAATACTCCGCCCGAGAAATCCCCCTTAGAACGAGTGCGTCTTCACGAGCCCGACTACATCATTAAAGACGGCGCGCTATCTGCCTTAAATGAACTTGGTAATACTAAATACCGAATTCTGGGCGTTAAGGTAACCCACTACGATGATGATGCATCTATCGATATTCTTACACCCCGTATGCGTTTATTTCAAGCTGACAAGGCTCCGGTAACGGTCAAGGCTGATACAGGGCATCTGGATGGCGATCTAACCGTCTTGGATTTATACGATAACGCCTCTATCTATCGGCCCGCCCAAGACGCCACCGCAACACAAGCTGCAACCTTAAGGATGCTGGCTAGTTCAAGTTATTTCAAAGTATTAATTAATGACGACATTATTGAAACGAATCGACCCATTACTCTTGAACAAGGAATGTCGATCATGAACTCTACTGAAGGTGGGGTGTTTAATAATATCGAACAAAGTATGGTGCTAAGTGGTCAAGTAAAGGGCCGCATTGAGCGTGCTCCACGGAGAAATCCATGA
- a CDS encoding LptA/OstA family protein has product MRPILNCRLTRFNLLAPFILGLLLTNIVCAEKADQDKPLILEAEKVSANDVKQFYDLNGQVLLIKGSMIVTGEDGHIAVDPEGYEFVDVIGNPNEVASFRQRREGLADEFMQGRGAQVTYDSKTEFLTITGDATLKRLLNMQMLDQLKGWKIEYDDVKQYYRVIPPNDAKPEDLPLARAILSPRRKATLEK; this is encoded by the coding sequence ATGAGGCCAATCCTTAATTGCCGACTCACACGATTTAATCTACTAGCCCCTTTTATATTGGGACTCTTGCTTACCAATATTGTGTGTGCCGAAAAAGCAGACCAAGATAAGCCCCTTATCTTGGAGGCGGAGAAAGTTTCCGCAAACGACGTTAAACAATTTTACGACCTCAATGGTCAAGTTCTTCTTATCAAAGGTAGCATGATTGTTACTGGTGAAGATGGACATATTGCAGTGGATCCTGAAGGCTATGAATTTGTCGATGTCATTGGTAATCCCAATGAGGTAGCGAGCTTCAGGCAGCGTCGCGAGGGACTCGCAGATGAATTTATGCAAGGGCGTGGTGCCCAGGTAACTTACGACTCCAAAACAGAGTTTCTAACAATCACAGGTGATGCAACCCTGAAACGCTTGCTCAATATGCAAATGCTCGATCAATTAAAGGGCTGGAAAATTGAGTACGATGATGTAAAGCAGTATTATCGAGTCATCCCACCCAATGATGCGAAGCCAGAAGATCTACCCTTAGCAAGAGCCATACTTTCACCAAGACGAAAAGCAACACTAGAGAAATGA
- the lptB gene encoding LPS export ABC transporter ATP-binding protein — translation MTADLTQASNAPTLSAHNLQKRYGSRTVVRDVSVQVRCGEVVGLLGPNGAGKTTSFYMIVGLVPLDGGNIVLDGADITHLPIHERARMGLSYLPQEASVFRKLNVAQNIQAVLELQVQGGKPLSKAEIANRLDELLGELQISHLRNNPALSLSGGERRRVEIARALASQPKFILLDEPFAGVDPIAVGEIQRIVRFLRDRQIGVLITDHNVRETLGICDHAYIISEGSVLAEGKPEQIIQNDAVKRVYLGENFRM, via the coding sequence ATGACAGCGGATTTAACTCAAGCCAGTAATGCACCCACGCTCAGCGCTCATAACTTACAAAAACGTTATGGCTCAAGAACTGTGGTTCGAGATGTATCTGTTCAAGTGCGCTGCGGAGAGGTTGTGGGGCTGCTAGGCCCTAACGGGGCAGGTAAAACAACATCCTTCTATATGATTGTTGGCCTCGTCCCTCTCGATGGCGGAAATATTGTTTTAGACGGTGCGGACATCACGCACTTGCCAATTCACGAGAGAGCCAGAATGGGTCTTTCTTATTTGCCGCAAGAAGCCTCTGTATTCAGAAAACTCAATGTAGCTCAAAACATCCAAGCTGTGCTTGAGCTCCAAGTTCAAGGTGGCAAACCACTCAGCAAAGCCGAGATTGCCAATCGCCTAGATGAGCTCTTGGGTGAACTCCAGATCAGCCATCTACGTAACAATCCAGCCCTCTCCCTTTCGGGGGGCGAGCGTAGGCGCGTGGAGATTGCTAGAGCCCTTGCATCCCAACCTAAATTTATCCTTTTAGATGAACCCTTTGCAGGCGTTGACCCTATTGCTGTTGGGGAAATTCAGCGGATCGTACGCTTCTTGCGAGACCGACAAATTGGGGTTCTGATTACCGACCACAATGTCCGTGAAACCCTAGGCATCTGCGACCACGCGTACATCATTAGCGAAGGTAGCGTGTTGGCTGAAGGGAAGCCGGAACAGATTATTCAAAACGACGCTGTCAAAAGAGTCTATCTGGGCGAAAACTTCCGGATGTAA
- the hpf gene encoding ribosome hibernation-promoting factor, HPF/YfiA family, producing the protein MNLKINSRHVEVTPAMRSHLEAGLAKIRKHFDHVIDASAFLIVDKAKEKDLRQSAEITIHLKGKDLFAEAHNADLYHAMDAVVDKLERQVVKHKEKIQDHHHEKHFE; encoded by the coding sequence ATGAATTTAAAAATTAATAGCCGTCATGTAGAAGTTACACCCGCCATGCGCTCACACCTTGAAGCGGGGCTAGCCAAAATTCGTAAGCACTTTGATCACGTGATTGATGCGTCCGCTTTCCTCATAGTGGATAAGGCTAAAGAGAAGGATCTTCGCCAAAGTGCTGAGATCACTATTCACCTCAAGGGGAAGGACTTGTTCGCTGAAGCACACAATGCCGACCTCTATCATGCGATGGATGCGGTGGTAGATAAACTGGAGCGTCAAGTTGTCAAACACAAAGAAAAAATCCAAGATCATCACCACGAAAAGCATTTTGAGTGA
- a CDS encoding PTS sugar transporter subunit IIA produces the protein MNALTHLFTPDCIALDVPAKSRADAFAAAGELFSKQTGIDKNSVVEFLNAREDLGSTALGAGVAIPHGRVKGLKQPSAAFMRLQNPIEFAAPDGEPVSLLIFLLVPEKATQQHLEILSSIAQLLSDADARQTLLSSSDSSIVCDLLQRWGTAK, from the coding sequence ATGAATGCCCTGACCCACCTTTTTACTCCCGACTGCATTGCATTGGACGTACCTGCCAAAAGTAGAGCCGATGCATTTGCAGCCGCTGGAGAGCTATTCTCCAAACAAACTGGAATAGACAAAAATTCTGTAGTTGAGTTCCTCAATGCACGTGAAGATTTAGGCTCCACCGCCCTTGGTGCTGGGGTTGCTATTCCTCACGGTCGAGTTAAAGGATTAAAACAACCAAGCGCTGCCTTCATGCGACTACAGAACCCAATTGAGTTTGCAGCCCCTGATGGTGAGCCAGTATCACTCCTCATATTCTTATTGGTGCCTGAAAAAGCTACACAACAGCATTTAGAAATCTTATCCTCAATCGCTCAACTGCTATCAGATGCAGATGCACGCCAAACATTACTTTCATCTTCAGACTCTTCAATAGTTTGTGACCTCCTGCAACGATGGGGTACGGCAAAATGA
- the hprK gene encoding HPr(Ser) kinase/phosphatase, translating into MTQPLLLEGVTAQQIFDDNVSELKLSWIGGLEGADRTFPPEAVKAAAASSDLVGHLNLIHPSRIQIFGEQEVDYHSVLEPKQRQEQIASLISKTPPCVIVADGKSADPDLQLFCQRSSTPLFTTAISAAEVIDHLRTYLTKIGAPQITMHGVFMDILGLGVLLTGESGLGKSELGLELISRGHGLVADDAVDFARLGPDYIEGRCPVILRNLLEVRGLGLLDIRTIFGETAVRRKLKLRLIVQLVRRTDGEFERLPLEAQHIDVLGIPIRTVKIQVAAGRNLAVLVEAAVRNTILQLRGIDTLKEFIERQRVQMNAEADSIKSQGRLL; encoded by the coding sequence ATGACTCAGCCATTACTCCTGGAAGGAGTAACTGCTCAGCAGATTTTTGATGACAATGTTTCCGAATTGAAACTTTCTTGGATTGGCGGGCTCGAAGGTGCTGATCGCACTTTTCCGCCTGAAGCTGTAAAAGCAGCTGCTGCCAGCTCAGACCTGGTGGGGCACTTAAATCTGATTCACCCAAGCCGTATACAAATCTTCGGCGAACAGGAAGTAGACTATCACTCTGTTCTAGAGCCAAAACAAAGGCAAGAACAAATTGCGAGCTTGATTTCTAAAACGCCTCCTTGCGTCATCGTAGCCGACGGCAAGAGCGCGGACCCTGACCTACAACTTTTCTGTCAGCGCTCTTCAACACCTTTATTCACTACTGCAATTTCTGCCGCAGAAGTAATTGATCATCTACGCACCTACCTAACCAAAATTGGCGCGCCTCAAATTACGATGCATGGTGTCTTTATGGACATCTTGGGTCTGGGCGTCCTCCTCACCGGTGAATCCGGTCTTGGCAAGAGTGAGTTGGGTCTTGAGTTGATCTCACGTGGCCACGGCCTGGTTGCGGATGATGCAGTTGACTTTGCGCGGCTTGGGCCTGATTACATTGAGGGTCGCTGCCCCGTTATCTTGCGTAACTTACTCGAAGTTCGTGGATTGGGTTTATTGGATATTCGTACGATCTTCGGCGAAACAGCTGTTCGTCGCAAATTAAAACTGCGCCTGATTGTTCAGCTTGTACGCAGAACTGATGGTGAATTTGAGCGCTTACCGCTTGAAGCTCAGCATATCGATGTATTGGGTATTCCGATCCGCACAGTCAAAATTCAGGTTGCTGCAGGTCGTAACTTGGCTGTACTCGTTGAAGCTGCTGTGCGCAATACGATTTTGCAATTGCGCGGTATTGATACGCTTAAGGAATTCATTGAACGTCAACGCGTTCAGATGAATGCAGAGGCAGACTCCATTAAGTCGCAGGGTCGCTTACTTTAA
- the rapZ gene encoding RNase adapter RapZ, which translates to MQINLITGISGSGKSVALRAFEDAGYDCVDNLPVSLLENLISTLEKEQCERVAVAIDARRGQSIADLPSILENLRKNHQVRVVFLNADTNTLVQRFSETRRRHPLSTNAKQSQSATLIEAIDKERNLLEPLRTQAHSIDTSSIPAHALRSWIQDLLKDKPVGLTVVFESFGFKKGVPSEADLVFDVRCLPNPHYDKVLRPLTGNDKPVKEFLEKIPEVVNMEADITQFIHRWLPHYIADGRSYLTVAIGCTGGQHRSVYLVNRLSEHFRGQKDFSNLQLNFLDRHRELDSIPAAKS; encoded by the coding sequence ATGCAAATTAATCTGATTACCGGAATCTCAGGCTCAGGTAAATCAGTAGCCCTAAGGGCTTTTGAAGACGCGGGCTATGACTGCGTTGATAACCTTCCCGTTTCTCTTTTAGAAAATCTCATCTCTACTCTAGAAAAAGAGCAGTGCGAACGAGTTGCGGTTGCCATAGACGCTCGTCGCGGACAATCTATTGCTGACCTGCCGTCTATTCTTGAAAACTTACGCAAAAATCATCAGGTCCGAGTTGTGTTCTTAAACGCTGATACCAATACTTTGGTGCAACGCTTTTCTGAAACACGTCGTCGTCACCCCTTGTCAACCAATGCCAAGCAATCTCAATCGGCAACTCTTATTGAAGCAATTGATAAAGAACGTAACCTACTAGAGCCCTTGCGCACCCAAGCCCACAGCATTGATACCAGCAGCATTCCTGCTCATGCACTGCGCTCCTGGATCCAGGACCTCCTCAAAGACAAGCCCGTTGGCTTAACTGTGGTCTTTGAATCGTTTGGCTTTAAGAAAGGCGTACCTAGCGAGGCAGATCTCGTTTTTGATGTGCGCTGTCTGCCCAACCCTCACTACGACAAAGTCTTAAGACCACTTACCGGCAATGACAAACCCGTCAAAGAGTTTTTAGAAAAAATTCCAGAGGTAGTGAATATGGAAGCAGACATCACTCAATTCATTCATCGCTGGCTGCCGCATTACATTGCCGATGGACGTAGCTATCTAACGGTGGCAATTGGCTGCACTGGTGGTCAACATCGCTCGGTTTATTTGGTTAATCGCTTAAGTGAGCACTTTCGTGGCCAAAAGGATTTCAGTAACTTACAGCTTAATTTTTTAGATCGTCACCGCGAACTAGACTCAATCCCTGCAGCAAAATCTTAA
- the mutY gene encoding A/G-specific adenine glycosylase: MSKTLTNTFASKLIAWHGISGRSGLPWQGNRDPYAVWVSEIMLQQTQVATVLERYPRFMKRFPTVKKLAAADIDEVLAEWAGLGYYSRARNLHSCAKQVVTEFSGKFPSDPIVLEQLKGIGRSTAGAIAAFAFHERAPILDANVKRILARLFAVEGSIQDKAVNNQLWNLATELLPKKSVDMPVYTQALMDFGATWCTSRKPVCLGSENKCPFTKYCQANLSGQVLLLPQKTKKTKSPEFDCNMLLIRSGNSVLLQKRPSKAIWGGLWSLPESAWKPKVLGAKETDLSSQELFQAAIPQEKNMTLAKSCKSFQKVNEIKHVFTHRRLWMHIWQASCPKELPLVNPDLKWVALNQLGRYGLPQPIKILLQGLSLVRGDDLKN, translated from the coding sequence ATGTCAAAAACGTTAACCAACACCTTTGCATCAAAGTTAATCGCTTGGCATGGGATTAGTGGGCGCTCTGGCTTGCCCTGGCAAGGCAATCGAGATCCATATGCAGTTTGGGTATCTGAAATCATGCTGCAGCAAACGCAGGTTGCCACAGTACTTGAGCGCTACCCACGTTTTATGAAGCGCTTTCCAACGGTTAAAAAATTAGCTGCTGCAGATATTGATGAAGTGTTGGCAGAGTGGGCTGGTTTGGGCTACTACTCGCGCGCTAGAAATTTGCATTCGTGTGCAAAGCAAGTAGTGACAGAATTTTCGGGGAAGTTTCCAAGTGATCCCATTGTTCTAGAGCAGTTAAAAGGTATTGGACGGTCTACTGCGGGTGCTATTGCTGCCTTTGCATTTCATGAGCGCGCACCCATTTTGGATGCTAACGTGAAGCGCATCTTGGCACGTTTATTTGCAGTTGAGGGCAGTATTCAAGACAAGGCAGTGAATAATCAACTTTGGAATCTGGCAACTGAGTTGCTGCCAAAAAAATCGGTTGATATGCCGGTATATACACAAGCATTGATGGACTTTGGTGCAACCTGGTGCACCTCACGCAAACCGGTTTGTTTGGGCTCTGAAAATAAGTGCCCCTTTACAAAATACTGCCAGGCTAATTTGAGTGGTCAAGTACTTTTGCTTCCGCAAAAAACTAAGAAAACGAAATCTCCTGAATTTGACTGCAATATGTTGTTGATTCGTTCGGGCAATTCTGTTCTGCTGCAAAAGCGCCCCAGCAAAGCGATTTGGGGTGGCCTCTGGTCTTTGCCTGAATCGGCCTGGAAGCCTAAGGTGCTGGGCGCTAAAGAGACTGATTTAAGCTCACAGGAATTATTTCAAGCTGCAATTCCTCAAGAAAAGAATATGACCCTGGCAAAGTCGTGTAAATCCTTCCAAAAGGTAAATGAAATTAAGCATGTCTTTACCCATAGGCGCCTATGGATGCATATTTGGCAAGCAAGCTGCCCAAAGGAGTTGCCGCTTGTAAACCCAGATCTAAAGTGGGTTGCCTTAAATCAACTGGGGCGCTACGGACTGCCGCAGCCAATTAAGATTTTGCTGCAGGGATTGAGTCTAGTTCGCGGTGACGATCTAAAAAATTAA
- the mutM gene encoding bifunctional DNA-formamidopyrimidine glycosylase/DNA-(apurinic or apyrimidinic site) lyase — MPELPEVEVTRLGIAPHLEGRKVTAVKVIDGRLRWPVPVSLSKSLPGQKVSAIERRGKYLLLEMDTGYLLIHLGMTGTLRVLPSSDPLKTHDRVTLEFGKLSLRLHDPRKFGAVLWHPKSKGPIEKFTLLQKLGVEPFSPEFSGELGAEVLYQSSRKRSVAVKQFLLAGQAVVGVGNIYCSESLFEAGIHPAKAAGKLTRPQCSRLAKAVRLILKKAIDAGGSSLKDFVNSNGDPGHFMVQTKVYDRKGLPCKICKTPISQIVQGQRSTYFCSQCQKR; from the coding sequence ATGCCAGAACTTCCAGAAGTAGAAGTCACACGATTAGGAATTGCGCCCCACCTTGAGGGACGCAAAGTCACCGCCGTCAAAGTCATTGATGGGCGCTTGCGTTGGCCTGTCCCCGTGAGTCTGAGTAAATCCTTGCCCGGGCAAAAGGTCAGCGCGATAGAGCGTCGCGGCAAGTACCTCTTATTGGAGATGGATACGGGTTATTTGCTCATTCATTTGGGGATGACGGGAACCTTGCGGGTATTGCCAAGCTCAGATCCGCTAAAGACGCATGATCGAGTAACGCTTGAATTTGGTAAGTTGAGTTTGCGTTTGCATGACCCCAGAAAATTTGGAGCCGTTTTATGGCATCCCAAATCAAAAGGACCAATTGAAAAATTTACACTATTACAAAAACTAGGGGTAGAGCCGTTTTCTCCAGAATTTTCTGGCGAGTTAGGTGCTGAAGTGTTGTATCAATCTTCGCGCAAGCGTAGTGTTGCAGTGAAACAATTTCTTTTGGCAGGCCAAGCAGTTGTTGGTGTCGGCAATATTTATTGTTCTGAAAGCTTATTTGAGGCAGGCATTCATCCAGCAAAAGCTGCAGGCAAACTAACGCGGCCACAATGTTCTCGTCTTGCAAAGGCTGTCAGGTTAATACTGAAAAAAGCTATTGATGCTGGCGGTAGCTCACTAAAAGATTTTGTGAATAGCAATGGCGACCCAGGGCATTTCATGGTTCAAACCAAGGTCTATGATCGCAAGGGACTGCCATGCAAAATATGCAAAACACCCATTAGCCAAATAGTGCAGGGCCAGCGCTCTACTTACTTTTGTTCTCAATGTCAAAAACGTTAA